A part of Desulfurococcaceae archaeon genomic DNA contains:
- a CDS encoding translation initiation factor IF-2 subunit beta, with the protein MTSLKKIHDYTYEELLERAFIRLAGRRGSGEVFEVPKASVLVIGGKTIIQNFRDIAQLLNREEELLKRYFMKELNVPGSVNEAGQLELRGKFSAIAINQLLERFTQKYVKCATCGSFHTKLAKRGKIFTLKCEACGAETTFQAF; encoded by the coding sequence GTGACCTCGTTGAAGAAAATACACGACTACACGTACGAAGAGCTACTGGAAAGGGCATTTATAAGGCTCGCAGGTAGGCGCGGTAGCGGAGAGGTGTTTGAAGTACCCAAGGCTAGCGTACTAGTTATTGGTGGCAAGACAATAATACAGAATTTTAGGGATATTGCACAATTGCTGAACAGAGAAGAAGAGTTGCTAAAGAGGTACTTCATGAAGGAGCTCAACGTGCCCGGATCCGTTAATGAGGCCGGGCAACTGGAGCTTCGCGGAAAATTCAGCGCGATCGCAATAAACCAGCTACTGGAGAGGTTCACCCAAAAATACGTGAAGTGCGCTACGTGCGGGTCTTTCCACACGAAACTGGCTAAGAGGGGAAAGATCTTCACGTTAAAGTGCGAGGCCTGCGGCGCCGAGACAACCTTTCAGGCATTTTAA
- a CDS encoding DUF424 family protein encodes MSREVYVKVHVVGPEIIVAACDKELLGSVVKDPSRKIHLYVDPAFFGGELKDINAFLEILSKASSANLVGKDVVEAAIQARLVHNDAVLNVNGVLIAFFTRF; translated from the coding sequence ATGTCCAGGGAAGTGTACGTAAAGGTCCACGTGGTCGGGCCCGAGATCATTGTTGCTGCGTGTGACAAGGAGCTTCTAGGCTCCGTTGTAAAGGACCCTTCTAGAAAAATACACCTTTACGTAGACCCTGCTTTCTTCGGGGGCGAGCTTAAAGACATAAATGCCTTCCTCGAAATACTCAGTAAAGCGAGTAGCGCAAACCTCGTCGGTAAGGACGTCGTGGAGGCCGCTATTCAAGCAAGGTTAGTGCACAATGATGCAGTGTTAAACGTCAACGGCGTATTAATAGCCTTCTTTACTAGGTTCTGA